The genomic region GCCCATCCGGGAACCTTTCACGAAATCGGACAGTTTGACGGGAGCCGCACCGGGGATACAACCCGCGATCACACCGGCGAACAGGAAAGCGGCGCACCCCGGCACCGCCGCCGGCCACGGCAAAATTGCGGAGGCTCTCGTGCTCTGGTTCATCCTCACCATGATTCTGCTTGGGCTCGTCGCTGGCGCAGTCGCCCGCCTGGTTGTTCCGGGTCGCGACGCGATGAGCATTCCGGCGACGATTGTCCTCGGCCTTGTCGGCTCCTTCATCGGTGGATTTCTCGGTTACCTCCTGTTCGGCCACGACTTCGACGAGGGCGCGTTCCAGCCCTCCGGCCTGATCGGCTCCATCATCGGTGCGATCATCGCACTGCTGATCTACCGCGCCGTGCACGGCCGTCGGCCGGTGCACCACTAGTCTCCGCTGAGCCTGCGCCCGGCGACCCCGCCCACCAGCGGCGTCGCTCCGGGTCCGGGAGCTGCTCCCGAGGGCCGACCGGCCAGTCCGGTCGGCCCTTCGGCGTGCGCGGGGTCGTCCGCGGACGCCTCCCGCGCCCGCCGCAACCGTCGCCGGCCGGGCACGACGGCCGCCGATTCCGGCCCAACGCAGCCGTCACCCGCCGGACGGAGCCATTACCCGGGAGGCCGCGTCACCGGGCGACGGGGCCACCGGTCCCGGTGCACGCCGCCCCGGGCGCCGGCCGGCCGGAATCCGGGTGCAGCGGGCGCTGTCCGACCGATCCCGGTTTTGCCGACCGTCGAACCCCACGCGCGCAACCGTGAAAACACCAGGCGCGTCCGGCCGACGAAACGGAACGTGCCCGGGTGGCGCCCCAGAAGGCCGTCAGCATACGGCCGACCTCTCGGACACGGTCGGTCCAGCGCGGCCGAAACGTCCGTGCCAGGAGCAAAGGGAGCTCCACCACGACGGACGAACGGGCCCGTGGCAGGCTGACGGCACGACACGGCAGCGCCCCAGCCGGGCCGCGGACGTCGGCGGAGAGGCACCTATGGCGGAGGACGACGCGACGCTGCCCGACGGGGACCACCACGAGGATCGGTCGGACCCGCCGGGGGACGGCCGCACCGGCGGCGCGGCCGGGTCCGCCCGGTGGCTCGAACCGACCGAGCCCACGCGGGCCCGCTTCACCGGTTCGCCCCGGCCCGGCGATGACGACGGCGACGAGGACGGCCGCGAGCGGGCCGTGGGCGTCGGTGCGGTGCCGGTCCCACGAACGATCTCCTCCCCCCGTCGGGGCCCCGCGCCCGGTGTGCCGCGCGACCCGCTGCGACTGCCCCGCCGGATCGGGCCACCCCCCGGTGCCACCCCACCGTTGCTGGAGGCGCCGAGCGTGCCCGTGGGGCTGCGGGAGTGCGCGGGGTGCGGCGCGCCGGTGGCCCGTCCGGGCCAGTCGGGAACGGTCGCGCTCGAGGGCACCTGCGGGGGATGCGGCCACCGCTACTCGTTCACCGTCAAGCTGCGTCCCGGCGAGCGGGTCGGCCGTTACACCGTGCACGGAGTGATCGCCCATGGTGGCCTCGGCTGGGTGTACGCGGCCACGGACGACAACCTCGGTGGCGACGACGTGCAGGCCTGGGTGGTGCTCAAGGGACTGCTCGACGCCGCCAACCCGGAGGCCCGGCGGATCGCGGAGGGCGAGCGGCGCATCCTCACCACGGTGTCCCACCCCGCGATCGTGAAGATCCTCGACTACGTCACCCACGAGGGCGAGGACTACATCGTGATGGAGTACGTGCCGGGGATCTCCCTGACCGGGCTGGCCGACACCGGGCCGCCCGGTCCGGATGGGCGACCCGCCCCACCACCCCCCGCGGACGTGCTGCGCTACCTGCTGCGGGTGCTGCCCGCGCTGGGCCACCTGCACCGGATGGGCCTGGTCTACTGCGACTTCAAACCGGACAACGTGATGGTCACCGCGTCCGGGGTGAAGCTCATCGACCTCGGCGGGGCCCGCCGCCTCGACGACATGGTCTCCGGCTACCTGTCCACGCCGGGCTACCGCGCGCCCGAGCTCGACGACGACGGCGAACGCCCCGGCGGCGTCGCACGGGCCGCACCGTCGGTCACCACGGACACGTTCGCCGTCGCCCGGACGCTGGCCCGCCTCGTCCTCGGCCGCTTCCCCGGGTTCGTCGACGCCTACCGGCACGTGCTGCCCCCGCGCCGGGCCCACCCGCCGCTGCGGGAGTTCGAGTCGCTGGACCGACTGCTGCGCCGGGCCACCGCGACCGACCCACAACGACGCTTCCAGAGCGTCACCGAACTGGCGGACGAGCTGGTCGGCGTGCTCTACGAGATCGTCGCCCGCACGGAGGGGCCGGTTCCGCCGCTGGCGAGCCGATGGTTCGACGCCGCCGGGCATCCCACCGGGGAGACCGGCCCGACCGGACCCCCCGCCGCCTGGGAGGTGCTACCGGACCTGCGGGTCGACCAGGACGACCCGCGCGCGCCGGCGCTGACCGCCGGCCCGGAGGAGGACCCGGCGGCGCTCGCCGCCCGGCTGGCCGCCATCGTTCCGGTGACCACGGAGGTGCGCCTGGCGCTGGCCCGGGCGCGGATCCGCGCCGGGCAGCTCGGCGAGGCGGCCCGCGCCCTGGACGCCGCGGCCGCGGCGGCCCCCCGCGAGTGGCGCGTCGACTGGTACCGGGGGCTGGCCGCCCTGGTCGCGCGGCGGCCCGGGCAGGCCGCGGCGGCCTTCGACCGGGTGTACTCGCAGGTTCCCGGGGAGCTCGCCCCCCGCCTCGCCCTCGCGACGGCCCTCGCCGACGTGGCGACCACCGCCGGCTCCGCCCGGGAGCGCCAGGCGGCCCGGGAGCGCGCGGGCGAGCTGTTCGACGTCGTCGGCGCCATCGACCCCGGCGTCACCAGCGCCGCGTTCGGGCTGGCGCGGTGCCGGACCGACCCGACCGGCAAGATCGACGCCTATCAGCGGGTGCCCCGTTCCTCCTCCGCCTACACGGCGTCGCGGGCCCGGATGATCGGCGTCCTGGTCGCCCGCGTCCCCGGAACGGACTCCCCGGCGACCGGCTCCGCGGCGCTGCTACGCGCCGCGGCACTGCTGGCCGATCCCCTGCTCGACCTCGGCGAACGACGCCGCGCCGAGCTGCGCCGCGACATCTTCACCGCCGCCCTGACGCTGGTCCCCGCGGGCCATCCACCGCCTGGCTCGCCCCGGCCCCCGACCCTGCTCGGTCGGCCCATGGTCGAGCGCGAGCTGAGGTTCGGGCTCGCCGAGACCTACCGGGAGATGGCCCGTCTGACCCCCGACCGGGCCAGCCGCGTCCGGCTCGTCGACCAGGCAAACCACGCCCGCCCCCGCACCCTGACCTGACGCCCTGCCCCCGTGATCCGCCTCGGCCACCCTGGCCGATCCGGCTGCCGGCCCGCCGGGCTCGTCTCAGGAGGTGTCGGCGTCGGCGAGCGGCGGGCGGCCCGGGACGCGCAGCCCGGGACGCAGCCACTCGTCGTACAGCCGTGACCAGGTGCCGTCGAGCATGATCTGCCGCAGCACCCCGTTGACGAACGCCACGAACCCGTCGTCCCCCGCGGTGTCACCGGTGATCGGCATCGCGATGCCGTAGGGCTCGTCGAGCCGCCCGCCGGCCGCGAACGCCGCCCCGAACGCCTGCGGGCCGAGCACCGTCGTGTAGGGGTCCTGGGCGGCGAGCCCGGCGAGCAGGACGTCGTCGCCGACGATCGCGTCGACGTCGCCGTGCTGGAGGGCGACCAGGCAGTCGGCGATGCGGGAGCGGGTCACCACGCGCGGGGCGGGCGTCGGCAGCCGCGCGAGCTTCTCGCTGGCCGTGCTGCCCGCCGACGTGCACACCGGCCGGCCGGCGAGGTCCGCGATGCCGGTGAAACCCGCCTCCTGGCGGACCAGCAGCCGCAGGGTCGATTCGTAGTAGACGCTGGAGAACCGGACCTGCCGCTTGCGCTCGCAGGTGATGGTCATCGTCGCGACGAGCATGTCGACCATGTTGGATCGCAGCAGGTCCTCCCGCTCCGACGTGGTGACCGCCCGGAACTGGATGTGATCGTCGACGTCGTCCGGCCCGAAGATCGCCGCGGCGACGGCGCGGGCGATGCCGACGTCGAACCCCTCCAGCCGCAGGGTGCGCCAGTTCATCAGCCCCGCGGGCGGTGCGTCGGTGACGATGCCGACCCGCAGGTAGCCCCGGACCTGGGCGATCGCGCGCATCCGGCTGCCGGTCGGCATGTGCCCCGGTGCCGGCAGCGGGTCCAGCGGCGGCTCCGTGGAGCGCACCGGCCGGCCGTCCTGGCGGCAGGTGCCGTCCGGATTGACCGCCCCGGCCGGCGCCGGTGTCGGCTCGGCCGGCGGCGCCGGGGAACGCGGCAGCGGGCCGGCCTCGATCGGCAGCGGGCTGCGCGCCGTGCTGCAGCCGGCACCGCCCACCAGGGCCAGGCAGCAGGCGAGACCCGCCGCGACCAGCCAGGCATCCCGGCGCAGGCGAGCACCGCGGCACCGGCGGGCGCCGTCGCGGAGGCTCACAGGAACTCCCGCAGGCGTGGCCACATGCCGGCCGCGGCGGCGACGATGGCGGCGAGCACGAGGGCCGGGCCGGCCAGCCGCAGGGCCCGCAGGGCGTCGGCCGCGCGGCGCACGTCGCCCTCGAACCGACCGCGGGCGGAGTCGACGGCCACGTCCAGCTTGCCGAGAAAACGGGTGAACGCGGCCGTGTCCGGCCCGAGCGTGCGGGTGACCGCCTCGCCGAACGTGTCGGACGAGCGCGCGTCCCCACCGGTGGAGCCGGCGTCCCCGGGAGCGTGGGCGGCGGCCACGACCGAGTCGGGCGAGGAGGCCAGCAGTCTCACCACCGAGTCGCGCACCCGCAGCCAGGACCGCAGGTCCGCCTCCAGCCCGGGTGGCAGGTCCGCACCCTGGCGGCTGTCGAGCGCCACGACGAGGGAGCCTCGGCGGGTGACCGGCTCGGGCGGCAGCCGGTCGCCGGTCGCGTCGAAACCCAACCCCCGGGTCACCCAGGCGAAGTGCTCGTCGAAACGGACGCCGTTGCCCAACGCGGTCAGCGACAGGTTCTCGTCGACCCTGGCCTCCAGGGTCAGGGTCTTCGAGCGCGCGAGCAGCGTCATCTGCCGATAGCCGGCGTCGCGGGCGGTGTCCAGGCGGGTCTGCTGGGTGCCGAACGCCACCGCCGTCCAGACGACCGCCGCCAGCACCGCGCCGGTCGCGATCACCAGACCCGGGTTGATCAGGCGGTTCGTCCGGCGCACCAGCAGCAGCTGCACGCCGATCAGCGAGCCCAGCGCGAAGGCGGCGGTGATCACGATGGCCCACTCCCCCTGCGACCCGGTGGCCCGCTGGTAGGCGAGGTCGACGGCGTCGGCGTAGCGGGCGACGAGAACCTCGGTCGAGGGGAGGATCTCGGTGCGCATCATGGTCGAGGCGGCCCGCAGGTTGGCCTCGCCCACGGACAGACCGGCGCGGTTGTTCGCCCGGGCCCGCTCCACCATCCCGTTGTAGACGGGGATGCCCTGAGCCAGCAGGTCCAGGGGGCACGCCGGGGACGCCATGCCCCGCGAGGCGCCATCCGACGCGCCCCCAGACGCACCGGCCGGCGGGCGCGCCCCGTCGGACTCGCCCCCCGATGTGGACCAGGGTGGTTCCATCCCGCCGGCCTGGTCCACCCCGTCGACCGGGCCGTCCGGGGGGACCGTGAGATCGTCGCCGTCGCCGACTCCCGCCGCGGCCATCGGGTCGGGAGCGAGTGCCGCCGGGTCGGCCGCGGCGGGGACGAGGGGCCCGAGTCGGGGATCCGGATCCGAGGCGCACAGCCTCGGGTCGAGGCGGCGCAGGTCGAGGACGTCGCGGGCGGCC from Frankia alni ACN14a harbors:
- a CDS encoding glutamate ABC transporter substrate-binding protein, with amino-acid sequence MSLRDGARRCRGARLRRDAWLVAAGLACCLALVGGAGCSTARSPLPIEAGPLPRSPAPPAEPTPAPAGAVNPDGTCRQDGRPVRSTEPPLDPLPAPGHMPTGSRMRAIAQVRGYLRVGIVTDAPPAGLMNWRTLRLEGFDVGIARAVAAAIFGPDDVDDHIQFRAVTTSEREDLLRSNMVDMLVATMTITCERKRQVRFSSVYYESTLRLLVRQEAGFTGIADLAGRPVCTSAGSTASEKLARLPTPAPRVVTRSRIADCLVALQHGDVDAIVGDDVLLAGLAAQDPYTTVLGPQAFGAAFAAGGRLDEPYGIAMPITGDTAGDDGFVAFVNGVLRQIMLDGTWSRLYDEWLRPGLRVPGRPPLADADTS
- a CDS encoding serine/threonine-protein kinase; amino-acid sequence: MAEDDATLPDGDHHEDRSDPPGDGRTGGAAGSARWLEPTEPTRARFTGSPRPGDDDGDEDGRERAVGVGAVPVPRTISSPRRGPAPGVPRDPLRLPRRIGPPPGATPPLLEAPSVPVGLRECAGCGAPVARPGQSGTVALEGTCGGCGHRYSFTVKLRPGERVGRYTVHGVIAHGGLGWVYAATDDNLGGDDVQAWVVLKGLLDAANPEARRIAEGERRILTTVSHPAIVKILDYVTHEGEDYIVMEYVPGISLTGLADTGPPGPDGRPAPPPPADVLRYLLRVLPALGHLHRMGLVYCDFKPDNVMVTASGVKLIDLGGARRLDDMVSGYLSTPGYRAPELDDDGERPGGVARAAPSVTTDTFAVARTLARLVLGRFPGFVDAYRHVLPPRRAHPPLREFESLDRLLRRATATDPQRRFQSVTELADELVGVLYEIVARTEGPVPPLASRWFDAAGHPTGETGPTGPPAAWEVLPDLRVDQDDPRAPALTAGPEEDPAALAARLAAIVPVTTEVRLALARARIRAGQLGEAARALDAAAAAAPREWRVDWYRGLAALVARRPGQAAAAFDRVYSQVPGELAPRLALATALADVATTAGSARERQAARERAGELFDVVGAIDPGVTSAAFGLARCRTDPTGKIDAYQRVPRSSSAYTASRARMIGVLVARVPGTDSPATGSAALLRAAALLADPLLDLGERRRAELRRDIFTAALTLVPAGHPPPGSPRPPTLLGRPMVERELRFGLAETYREMARLTPDRASRVRLVDQANHARPRTLT
- a CDS encoding GlsB/YeaQ/YmgE family stress response membrane protein, encoding MILLGLVAGAVARLVVPGRDAMSIPATIVLGLVGSFIGGFLGYLLFGHDFDEGAFQPSGLIGSIIGAIIALLIYRAVHGRRPVHH